From Parafrankia irregularis, the proteins below share one genomic window:
- a CDS encoding ABC transporter ATP-binding protein — MEGVSKLYAGGVVALRDVDLTIDRGEMVAVVGRSGSGKSTMLQIMGTLDRPSTGRVYLDGHDVAALPDRRLAALRARRIGFVFQSFHLAEGVPCLDNVADGLLYAGVAIRERRRRAEAALERVGLGHRLRHRPHELSGGERQRVAIARAVVGAPSLLLTDEPTGNLDTASGAAVLDILQDLHSTGTTVVVITHDRDIAERLPREIRLRDGRVV, encoded by the coding sequence ATGGAGGGCGTCTCCAAGCTGTACGCGGGCGGTGTCGTCGCGCTGCGCGACGTCGACCTGACCATCGACCGCGGGGAGATGGTGGCTGTCGTCGGCCGCTCCGGCTCCGGGAAGTCGACGATGCTCCAGATCATGGGCACCCTCGACCGGCCGTCCACCGGGCGTGTGTACCTGGACGGTCACGACGTCGCCGCGCTGCCCGACCGCCGTCTGGCGGCGTTGCGGGCGCGCCGCATCGGCTTCGTCTTCCAGAGCTTCCACCTCGCCGAGGGCGTGCCCTGCCTGGACAACGTGGCCGACGGGCTGCTGTACGCCGGTGTCGCGATTCGTGAACGGCGCCGGCGGGCCGAGGCGGCGCTGGAAAGGGTCGGGCTCGGGCACCGGCTTCGGCACCGGCCCCACGAGCTCTCCGGCGGGGAGCGGCAGCGGGTCGCCATCGCCCGTGCGGTGGTCGGCGCCCCCAGCCTGCTGCTGACGGACGAGCCGACCGGCAACCTGGACACAGCCTCGGGGGCCGCCGTGCTGGACATCCTGCAGGATCTGCACTCCACCGGCACCACCGTCGTCGTGATCACGCACGACCGGGACATCGCCGAGCGGCTCCCGCGCGAGATCCGGCTGCGTGATGGACGGGTGGTCTGA
- a CDS encoding TetR/AcrR family transcriptional regulator, with protein sequence MSATPTVSGSDAPRARKDAVRNRAILLETADRLIAIRGLDVTFHQLAAAAGMGVGTVYRHFADKEALLGALIEQRFDTARDIMLAAEQVSDPIEALRAAIVRTCEYHFSDRALWQAMMSAAKRNQELARERLLPVITRIVARARASGRLRDDFTATDFPMIFLLTGNLGYPVDIRPDLWRRYVESIIDGFMLQDSDRVGTAAPAAPTEDEVERILSRIE encoded by the coding sequence ATGTCCGCCACACCTACGGTCAGCGGCTCCGACGCTCCGCGTGCACGTAAGGATGCGGTACGCAATCGCGCCATCCTGCTTGAGACCGCCGACAGACTCATCGCCATCCGCGGACTCGACGTCACGTTCCATCAGCTCGCCGCCGCGGCAGGCATGGGGGTCGGCACGGTCTACCGGCACTTCGCCGACAAGGAAGCACTGCTCGGCGCCCTGATCGAGCAGCGGTTCGACACCGCGCGCGACATCATGCTCGCGGCCGAGCAGGTCTCCGACCCGATCGAGGCATTGCGCGCGGCGATTGTTCGCACCTGCGAGTACCACTTCTCCGACCGTGCGCTGTGGCAGGCGATGATGTCCGCCGCCAAACGAAACCAGGAGCTCGCGCGCGAGCGGTTGCTGCCGGTCATCACGCGCATCGTGGCCCGAGCCAGGGCCAGCGGTCGCCTTCGAGATGACTTCACCGCCACCGACTTTCCAATGATCTTCCTGCTTACGGGAAATCTCGGCTACCCCGTCGACATACGCCCCGATCTCTGGCGGCGCTACGTCGAATCCATCATCGACGGCTTCATGCTCCAGGACTCCGACCGCGTGGGTACGGCCGCACCTGCGGCACCGACCGAGGACGAGGTCGAAAGAATACTGTCCCGCATTGAATGA
- a CDS encoding response regulator transcription factor, translating to MTETASLSHRERAVLASFARGHTYLQISRRLGITVATVDTYMRRVRAKTGAVNTAELVRLGLQLEWPVV from the coding sequence TTGACGGAAACTGCTTCGCTGTCTCATCGAGAAAGGGCCGTGCTGGCGAGCTTCGCCCGCGGCCACACCTATCTGCAGATCAGTCGACGGCTCGGTATCACGGTGGCCACCGTGGACACCTATATGCGCCGGGTTCGGGCGAAGACCGGAGCTGTCAACACGGCGGAGCTGGTACGGCTGGGCCTTCAGCTGGAGTGGCCGGTCGTCTGA
- a CDS encoding helix-turn-helix domain-containing protein, with product MPADDAAVLLEAVAELLVCFGYDVVVQSDVDDDAVGLLVGPGEHRPDPLDALTDREREVLALIAQGRSNRSIGDRLALTPRTVESHVRSIFTRLGLQPQRADNRRVLAVLAYLEATGHHPAS from the coding sequence GTGCCGGCCGATGACGCGGCCGTTCTGCTCGAGGCGGTGGCGGAGCTGCTTGTTTGTTTCGGCTACGACGTCGTGGTGCAGTCGGATGTCGATGATGATGCCGTGGGGCTGCTGGTCGGGCCGGGCGAACATCGACCGGATCCCCTTGACGCGCTGACCGATCGTGAACGTGAAGTGCTCGCCCTGATTGCCCAGGGGCGTTCCAACCGCTCCATCGGTGATCGGCTCGCCCTCACTCCTCGAACGGTCGAGTCCCACGTGCGCAGCATCTTCACCCGGCTCGGCCTGCAGCCTCAGCGCGCGGACAACCGCCGGGTGCTGGCTGTTCTCGCCTATCTTGAGGCAACCGGGCACCATCCGGCCAGCTGA
- a CDS encoding sensor histidine kinase, which translates to MTGPAAWFAGRSARRAAGRSAVRLRLALMFAALGLVVGASTLLATYLLVERSIALQTVDLDPAAVGPTASDEQIERSKARAAEAERSLRQQLRAGTLDPLVDRGLVLVAGFTVASLAVGWFAAGTTLRPLRPIIATARRVADGNLRERVPVAEDNGEWKELTVAINDMLSRLDATFAAQRQFVGNASHELKTPLAINQTLLEVAMARPDASPDLVRLGETMLAVNARHERLVDGLLALVRAEHGVADPRPVDVAEVVEGGLVLSRPEAERLRLRLDAEARPVTVSGDRLLLDRLVQNLLQNAIRHNVAGGWLRLTAGPIDGAARLTVTNSGPVIAPSSVPALFEPFARATNRVHSARGSGLGLSIVRSVAQAHGGTVTASARAEGGLDVVVTIPAATRQNHDDLAPRARPALTHDHDSDGQFP; encoded by the coding sequence TTGACCGGGCCCGCTGCGTGGTTCGCCGGGCGGTCTGCCCGCCGGGCCGCCGGGCGGTCGGCCGTCCGCCTCCGGCTGGCGCTGATGTTCGCCGCTCTCGGCCTGGTCGTGGGCGCCTCGACCCTGCTCGCCACCTACCTGCTCGTCGAGCGTTCCATCGCGCTGCAGACCGTCGACCTCGACCCCGCCGCCGTCGGGCCCACCGCCTCCGACGAGCAGATCGAGCGGTCCAAGGCCCGGGCGGCGGAGGCGGAGCGGTCCCTCCGGCAGCAGCTACGCGCGGGGACCCTCGACCCGCTGGTCGATCGTGGGCTGGTCCTGGTCGCCGGGTTCACGGTGGCAAGTCTGGCGGTCGGCTGGTTCGCGGCGGGCACGACCCTGCGCCCGCTGCGCCCCATCATCGCCACCGCCCGCCGGGTCGCGGACGGCAACCTGCGCGAACGCGTCCCGGTGGCGGAGGACAACGGCGAGTGGAAGGAGCTCACGGTCGCGATCAACGACATGCTGTCCCGGCTCGACGCCACGTTCGCGGCGCAGCGGCAGTTCGTCGGCAACGCCTCCCACGAGCTCAAGACACCACTGGCGATCAACCAGACGCTGCTCGAGGTGGCGATGGCCCGCCCCGACGCCTCCCCCGACCTGGTGCGGCTCGGCGAGACCATGCTGGCGGTGAACGCCAGGCACGAGCGGCTGGTGGACGGGCTGCTGGCGCTGGTCCGCGCCGAGCACGGCGTGGCCGACCCGCGGCCGGTCGACGTCGCCGAGGTCGTCGAGGGCGGGCTGGTCCTGTCCCGCCCGGAGGCGGAGCGGCTGAGGCTGCGTCTCGACGCCGAGGCCCGCCCGGTGACGGTGAGCGGCGACCGGCTCCTGCTCGACCGGCTCGTGCAGAACCTGCTGCAGAACGCCATCAGGCACAACGTGGCCGGCGGCTGGCTGCGTCTCACCGCCGGCCCGATCGACGGCGCGGCCCGGCTGACCGTGACCAACAGCGGGCCGGTGATCGCCCCCAGCAGCGTGCCCGCGCTGTTCGAGCCGTTCGCCCGGGCGACGAACCGCGTCCATTCGGCCCGCGGCAGCGGCCTGGGCCTGTCCATCGTCCGCTCGGTGGCGCAGGCCCACGGTGGCACGGTGACCGCTTCCGCCCGCGCGGAGGGCGGGCTGGATGTGGTGGTGACGATCCCGGCGGCCACCAGGCAGAACCACGACGATCTCGCCCCGAGAGCACGGCCGGCACTCACCCACGACCACGACTCCGACGGGCAGTTCCCCTAG
- a CDS encoding peptidase inhibitor family I36 protein: MKLKRAFAATSVLATCLATALGVAAPADAATHKNGVLETGEFGLYYLQNQSGYVFDLYVSDDNFAGDVFPGTSISANDNTESYRNRDSYWWHVFTNASYTGSHGCLSAGYVGNASATYKNTISSAYWSSASC; encoded by the coding sequence ATGAAGCTCAAGCGCGCGTTCGCGGCAACATCCGTGCTCGCCACATGTCTCGCCACCGCGCTCGGGGTGGCTGCGCCGGCCGACGCGGCCACGCACAAGAACGGGGTGCTGGAGACCGGCGAGTTCGGCCTCTACTACCTGCAGAACCAGAGCGGCTACGTGTTCGACCTCTACGTGTCGGACGACAACTTCGCGGGGGACGTGTTCCCCGGCACCAGCATCTCCGCGAACGACAACACCGAGTCCTACCGGAACCGGGACAGCTACTGGTGGCACGTGTTCACGAACGCGAGCTACACGGGCTCGCACGGCTGCCTGTCCGCGGGCTACGTGGGCAACGCCTCCGCGACGTACAAGAACACGATCTCGTCGGCTTACTGGTCGTCGGCCTCCTGCTGA
- a CDS encoding MFS transporter: MSLTGTEAGVAAQAPPRADGGSASLNDKRWWVLCVLGLAQLMVVLDGTVVNIALPSAQQALDFSNDQRQWIVTGYALAFGSLLLLGGRLADLYGRKRMFLLGLIGFAVASAVGGAATSFAMLVAARVVQGAFGALLAPAALALLSTTFTDVKERSKAFGIYGAIAGGGAAIGLLLGGVLTEYLSWRWCMYVNLFFAAVAFVGGALWLRHEMEQERPRIDIPGIVLVSTGLFALVYGFSRAETDGWSDPVTIGCLAAAAVLLIAFVVVQQRVAQPVLPLRVVLDRYRGGSLVAMLMSGAGMFGVFLFLTYYLQQNLGFSAVKSGLAFLPMTAALMISAQFGSAVLTQRVGPRYIIAPGLAIAGVGLWMLTSIDLGSTYLGSVLPPTMIFGAGIGAVFASAMSLSTAGVEAKDAGAASAMVNTVQQVGGSVGTALLSTMAATAADNYVDSHAPGPMLPVLASLESYTTVFWWSAGIMILAAVITAVVLPGQVRQPGENEEEVVAIGG, from the coding sequence ATGTCGCTAACAGGTACGGAAGCCGGCGTCGCAGCACAGGCGCCGCCACGGGCGGACGGGGGCTCCGCCAGCCTCAACGACAAGCGCTGGTGGGTGCTGTGCGTGCTCGGCCTGGCCCAGCTGATGGTCGTCCTGGACGGGACGGTGGTGAACATCGCGCTGCCGTCGGCCCAGCAGGCACTGGACTTCAGCAACGACCAGCGCCAGTGGATCGTGACGGGCTACGCGCTCGCCTTCGGCAGCCTGCTGCTGCTTGGCGGCAGGCTGGCTGACCTGTACGGGCGCAAGCGGATGTTCCTGCTCGGTCTGATCGGGTTCGCCGTCGCCTCGGCCGTCGGGGGCGCGGCGACCAGCTTCGCCATGCTGGTGGCGGCCCGGGTCGTGCAGGGTGCCTTCGGCGCTCTCCTCGCCCCGGCCGCCCTGGCGCTCCTGAGCACCACCTTCACCGACGTGAAGGAACGCTCCAAGGCGTTCGGCATCTACGGGGCGATCGCCGGTGGCGGCGCGGCCATCGGGCTGCTGCTCGGCGGCGTGCTCACCGAGTACCTGTCCTGGCGCTGGTGCATGTACGTGAACCTCTTCTTCGCCGCGGTGGCGTTCGTCGGCGGCGCCCTGTGGCTGCGCCACGAGATGGAGCAGGAGCGGCCGAGGATCGACATCCCGGGCATCGTGCTCGTCTCCACCGGCCTGTTCGCCCTGGTCTACGGGTTCTCGCGGGCGGAGACCGACGGCTGGTCCGACCCGGTGACGATCGGCTGCCTCGCCGCCGCGGCGGTGCTGCTGATCGCGTTCGTCGTCGTCCAGCAGCGGGTCGCGCAGCCGGTTCTCCCGCTGCGTGTCGTGCTCGACCGCTACCGTGGCGGGTCGTTGGTGGCGATGCTCATGTCGGGCGCCGGCATGTTCGGGGTCTTCCTCTTCCTCACCTACTACCTGCAGCAGAACCTCGGGTTCAGCGCGGTGAAGTCGGGCCTCGCGTTCCTGCCGATGACGGCCGCGCTCATGATCTCGGCGCAGTTCGGGTCGGCGGTGCTCACGCAGCGAGTCGGGCCGCGCTACATCATCGCCCCTGGCCTGGCGATCGCGGGCGTCGGTCTGTGGATGCTCACCAGCATCGATCTCGGTTCGACGTATCTGGGCAGTGTCCTGCCGCCGACCATGATCTTCGGGGCTGGTATCGGTGCGGTCTTCGCCTCCGCGATGAGCCTGAGCACCGCGGGCGTCGAGGCCAAGGACGCCGGTGCCGCGTCCGCGATGGTCAACACCGTCCAGCAGGTCGGCGGCTCGGTCGGCACCGCGCTGCTGAGCACCATGGCGGCCACCGCCGCCGACAACTACGTCGACTCGCACGCGCCCGGCCCGATGCTGCCGGTGCTCGCCTCGCTGGAGAGCTACACCACCGTGTTCTGGTGGAGCGCGGGAATCATGATCCTCGCCGCCGTGATCACCGCCGTCGTCCTGCCGGGCCAGGTGCGCCAGCCCGGCGAGAACGAGGAGGAGGTCGTCGCCATCGGCGGCTGA
- a CDS encoding ABC transporter permease: MLQPARLGVADTLRTGSAGLRSRPLRVGLAALGIALGVAALVAVLGVSSSSRADLDRQLAALGTNLLTVEPGQTALGGKARLPTESIRMAARIGPVSSVSATGRINAAIYRNDHVDAGNTSAIAVLAAQPGLPVAVGGAMAEGRWLDQGTSKVPAVVLGSRAATKLAIHQAGLRVWLGGQWFGVLGVLEPVPLAPELDNAALVGWGAAETYLGFDGHPTMLYTRSAEPQVEAVRTVLPASVNPQNPYEVRVSRPSDALAAQRATRHTLDRLLLGLGAVALVVGGVGVANTMVISVLERRGEIGLRRALGATRGQIRLQFLTESLLLAALGGLGGVLLGSLATAGYAATQHWPVAIPLVAWLGGLVVTLPIGVVAGIYPAIRAARLTPVSALNTP; the protein is encoded by the coding sequence GTGTTGCAGCCGGCGCGGCTCGGCGTTGCCGACACACTCCGGACCGGCTCCGCCGGCCTGCGCTCCCGGCCGTTGCGGGTCGGGCTGGCAGCCCTGGGGATCGCGCTCGGCGTCGCCGCGTTGGTCGCCGTCCTCGGTGTCTCCTCGTCCAGCCGTGCCGACCTGGACCGGCAGCTGGCCGCGCTCGGCACCAACCTGCTCACCGTCGAACCCGGGCAGACCGCACTGGGAGGCAAGGCCCGCCTGCCGACCGAGTCCATTCGGATGGCGGCCCGGATAGGACCGGTGTCCTCGGTGTCCGCGACCGGGCGGATCAACGCCGCGATCTACCGCAACGATCACGTCGACGCCGGGAACACCAGCGCGATCGCGGTGCTGGCCGCCCAGCCGGGGCTGCCGGTGGCGGTGGGCGGTGCCATGGCCGAAGGCCGCTGGCTTGACCAGGGGACGTCAAAGGTGCCGGCGGTCGTCCTCGGCTCCCGCGCGGCCACGAAACTCGCGATTCACCAGGCCGGCCTGCGGGTCTGGCTGGGCGGTCAGTGGTTCGGTGTCCTCGGTGTGCTCGAGCCCGTCCCGCTCGCCCCCGAACTGGACAACGCCGCCCTGGTTGGCTGGGGCGCCGCCGAGACCTATCTGGGCTTCGACGGACATCCCACGATGTTGTACACGCGCTCCGCGGAGCCGCAGGTCGAGGCGGTCCGCACGGTCCTGCCGGCGAGCGTGAACCCCCAGAACCCGTACGAGGTCCGGGTCTCGCGCCCGTCGGACGCCCTGGCCGCGCAGCGTGCCACCCGCCACACGCTGGACCGTCTTCTGCTGGGGCTGGGCGCGGTCGCCCTCGTGGTCGGCGGGGTCGGCGTGGCCAACACCATGGTCATCTCGGTGTTGGAACGGCGGGGCGAGATCGGGCTGCGACGTGCCCTCGGCGCGACCCGGGGCCAGATCCGCCTGCAGTTCCTCACCGAGTCGCTGCTGTTGGCAGCCCTCGGTGGGCTCGGTGGTGTCCTGCTGGGCTCCCTCGCCACGGCGGGGTACGCGGCAACCCAGCACTGGCCGGTGGCCATTCCGCTGGTCGCCTGGCTGGGCGGCCTGGTCGTCACCCTCCCGATCGGCGTGGTCGCGGGTATCTACCCGGCCATCCGCGCGGCCCGTCTCACCCCCGTGAGCGCACTGAACACACCTTGA
- a CDS encoding glycosyltransferase translates to MQRSTAQGPTAQGSTAPGSNLRTSIATRPAARRATALETLAGPAPLTEDDTWQRVPVGRLTAATGPGLAIAVILIGAGYLTWRAGTLGGSGVTGFLFYCAEVASYLTIVWTALMTSRIRPGRVRRPPMPTGTLDVFVTVCGEPVEIVEATLRAALAIDYPHRTYVLNDGRIARRENWREIDELAARLGLTCFTRTTGAKGKAANLNHALARTGSEAIMTLDADHIAVPDLAERVLGYLRNPQVGFVCTEQRFDVGRYDVLNNAEPMLYRAVQPAKDRDGAASSCGNGTLYRRSALTSAGGFSEWNIVEDLHTSYELHSRGWRSVYHPEPVSVGIAPATAAEYAKQRSRWAMDGLRLLLFDNPLRKPGLTGWQRAHYLHTGVGYLVACAQMMFLLGPPMNALAGVQIAAGVSLTDYVLHALPYLVGSMLVVARHTGLRGAHRTIASTLFNAPLYALAFVRVVLAGRPESGATAKTALPRMSFLLLPQALFAAALIATIVVVGLDPDVADLSALVWAGALLAMIAGPLSALSERSSAVERAQLPIRAAIAVTVLGLATTALLTS, encoded by the coding sequence GTGCAGCGGTCCACCGCACAGGGGCCCACCGCACAGGGGTCCACCGCACCGGGGTCCAACCTGCGGACGTCAATCGCGACACGCCCCGCGGCACGCCGCGCCACCGCGCTCGAAACCCTCGCCGGTCCCGCGCCGCTGACGGAGGACGACACCTGGCAGCGGGTGCCCGTCGGACGGCTCACGGCCGCCACCGGGCCCGGCCTGGCGATCGCGGTCATCCTGATCGGCGCCGGGTACCTGACCTGGCGAGCCGGCACCCTGGGCGGCTCCGGGGTGACCGGGTTCCTCTTCTACTGCGCGGAGGTCGCCAGCTACCTCACGATCGTGTGGACGGCGCTGATGACATCCCGGATCCGGCCCGGACGGGTGCGGCGCCCGCCCATGCCCACCGGCACCCTCGACGTCTTCGTCACCGTCTGCGGCGAGCCGGTGGAGATCGTCGAGGCGACGCTGCGGGCCGCGCTGGCGATCGACTACCCGCACCGCACCTACGTGCTCAACGACGGCCGGATCGCCCGCAGGGAGAACTGGCGCGAGATCGACGAGCTCGCCGCCCGGCTCGGGCTGACCTGCTTCACCCGCACGACCGGGGCGAAGGGCAAGGCGGCCAACCTCAACCACGCCCTCGCGCGCACCGGCTCCGAGGCGATCATGACGCTGGACGCCGACCACATCGCCGTCCCCGACCTGGCGGAACGGGTCCTGGGCTACCTGCGCAACCCACAGGTCGGCTTCGTCTGCACCGAGCAGCGCTTCGACGTCGGCCGGTACGACGTCCTCAACAACGCCGAGCCGATGCTGTACCGGGCGGTGCAGCCGGCGAAGGACCGGGACGGTGCGGCCTCCTCCTGCGGAAACGGCACCCTGTACCGGCGGTCGGCCCTGACGTCCGCCGGCGGGTTCAGCGAATGGAACATCGTGGAGGACCTGCACACCTCCTACGAGCTGCACTCCCGCGGCTGGCGCAGTGTCTACCACCCGGAGCCGGTCTCCGTCGGCATCGCGCCGGCGACCGCCGCCGAGTACGCCAAGCAGCGCAGCCGGTGGGCGATGGACGGGCTACGCCTGCTGCTGTTCGACAACCCGCTGCGCAAGCCGGGACTGACCGGCTGGCAGCGCGCCCACTACCTGCACACCGGCGTCGGCTACCTGGTGGCGTGCGCGCAGATGATGTTCCTGCTCGGGCCGCCGATGAACGCGCTGGCCGGGGTGCAGATCGCCGCCGGGGTCTCGCTGACCGACTACGTGCTGCACGCCCTGCCCTACCTGGTCGGGTCGATGCTGGTCGTCGCCCGCCACACCGGCCTGCGCGGCGCGCACCGGACGATCGCCAGCACCCTGTTCAACGCGCCGCTCTACGCGCTGGCCTTCGTCCGCGTCGTGCTCGCCGGGCGCCCCGAATCCGGGGCCACCGCAAAGACCGCACTGCCCCGGATGTCGTTTCTGCTGCTCCCCCAGGCCCTGTTCGCCGCCGCGCTGATCGCCACCATCGTCGTGGTCGGGCTCGACCCGGACGTGGCCGACCTGTCCGCCCTGGTGTGGGCGGGTGCCCTGCTGGCGATGATCGCCGGGCCGCTGTCCGCGCTCTCGGAACGATCCTCGGCGGTCGAGCGGGCGCAGCTCCCCATCCGGGCCGCCATCGCGGTGACGGTGCTCGGCCTCGCCACGACAGCCCTGCTCACCAGCTGA
- a CDS encoding peptidoglycan-binding protein has translation MRRRTGLVVGGAAAALALTGGLVIVSVGSGGSSEAPAAAAPPTDTAEVIRTDLVQTAFVDGTLSHGPTQPVDSRASGTLTWLPAAGGTVDRGQPLLRADEQPVVLLFGELPMYRQLAPDTVGADVEQFERNLSELGYTGFRVDERYTADTGAAVRRWQRDLHRNQTGTVEIADVIYRPGPVRVASRVARLGASATGQILTCTATTKMVTAQVPAQNTAWAVRGGAVDVVLPSGTAVSGVVADVGTQQSASQPDAGADSSAGGTGNGGGGAGGGGGAQQTTVPITVTIADQGAVGALDQAPVKLRHVLAERADVLVVPVTALLATIEGGYALEVVADGGGTRMIPVRTGLFADGRVEVSGTEVRAGLKVTVPT, from the coding sequence GTGAGGAGACGCACCGGCCTGGTCGTGGGCGGGGCGGCGGCCGCGCTCGCCCTCACCGGCGGTCTGGTGATCGTGAGCGTCGGGTCGGGCGGGTCGTCGGAGGCACCGGCCGCGGCGGCACCGCCCACGGACACCGCCGAGGTCATCCGCACCGACCTGGTACAGACCGCCTTCGTCGACGGAACGCTCAGCCACGGCCCGACCCAGCCGGTCGATTCCCGGGCGAGTGGCACCCTCACCTGGCTGCCCGCCGCCGGTGGCACGGTGGACCGCGGCCAACCGCTGCTGCGCGCGGACGAACAGCCGGTGGTGCTGCTGTTCGGCGAGCTGCCGATGTACCGCCAGCTCGCGCCCGACACGGTCGGCGCGGACGTCGAGCAGTTCGAACGGAACCTGAGCGAGCTCGGGTACACCGGCTTCCGGGTCGACGAGCGCTACACGGCTGACACGGGTGCTGCCGTCCGGCGCTGGCAGCGGGATCTGCACCGCAACCAGACCGGCACGGTGGAGATCGCCGATGTCATCTACCGGCCCGGCCCGGTCCGGGTGGCCAGCCGGGTGGCCCGCCTCGGCGCGAGCGCGACCGGGCAGATCCTCACCTGCACCGCGACGACGAAGATGGTGACCGCTCAGGTCCCGGCGCAGAACACCGCCTGGGCGGTTCGCGGCGGTGCGGTGGACGTCGTGCTGCCGTCCGGCACGGCCGTCTCCGGCGTCGTCGCGGACGTCGGCACCCAGCAGTCGGCCAGTCAGCCGGACGCCGGCGCGGACAGCTCCGCCGGCGGGACCGGAAACGGTGGCGGCGGGGCCGGTGGTGGCGGGGGAGCACAGCAGACGACGGTGCCGATCACCGTGACCATCGCCGACCAGGGTGCGGTCGGTGCGCTGGACCAGGCTCCCGTCAAACTGCGGCACGTCCTGGCAGAGCGGGCGGACGTACTGGTGGTTCCGGTGACGGCGCTGCTCGCGACGATCGAGGGTGGCTACGCGCTGGAGGTCGTCGCCGACGGTGGCGGAACCCGGATGATCCCGGTGCGGACCGGCCTGTTCGCGGACGGCCGGGTCGAGGTCAGCGGCACCGAGGTCAGGGCCGGTCTGAAAGTGACGGTGCCGACGTGA
- a CDS encoding alpha/beta hydrolase, whose product MTNSQLTYEERTFRSGDADCAAWWFRAADDSLATDSGRPAVVMAHGLAGTMDSGLEPFAVGLAAAGLDVLTFDYRGFGASGGGPRQTVSLARQADDYRAALTVAAGTPGVDPSRLVLWGESLSGGTVLQVAAGRADIAAVISMVPLLDGPAAALYAFRTQPPLMVARTSATSLAARLGGLVGRPAPMIPVVGPPGRSAALTPPGYYDDYLAIAGPTWRNEVAATLGGEIGPFRPGRTAASALRSRWLVQIADFDRAAPPYATAKAAFRGRAEVRHYPCDHFDLHAGKPWHEAALAHQAAFLRRALQP is encoded by the coding sequence ATGACCAACTCGCAGCTCACCTACGAGGAACGCACGTTCCGTTCCGGGGACGCGGACTGCGCGGCCTGGTGGTTCCGGGCCGCCGACGACAGTCTGGCGACGGATTCCGGCCGGCCCGCCGTGGTGATGGCCCACGGGCTGGCCGGTACCATGGACTCCGGCCTGGAACCGTTCGCCGTCGGTCTCGCCGCGGCCGGGCTGGACGTCCTCACCTTCGACTACCGCGGTTTCGGCGCGAGCGGCGGAGGCCCGCGTCAGACGGTGTCCCTCGCCAGGCAGGCGGACGACTACCGGGCCGCGCTGACCGTGGCGGCCGGGACCCCCGGCGTCGACCCGTCCCGGCTGGTGCTGTGGGGGGAGTCGCTGTCGGGTGGCACCGTGCTGCAGGTCGCCGCCGGCCGGGCCGACATCGCCGCCGTCATCTCCATGGTCCCGCTGCTGGACGGGCCGGCCGCCGCGCTGTACGCGTTCCGGACCCAGCCGCCGCTGATGGTGGCCCGAACCTCCGCCACCTCCCTGGCCGCCCGGCTGGGTGGGCTGGTCGGCCGCCCCGCGCCGATGATCCCGGTGGTCGGGCCGCCAGGCCGGTCGGCGGCGCTGACCCCGCCCGGCTACTACGACGACTACCTGGCGATCGCCGGCCCGACGTGGCGTAACGAGGTCGCGGCCACCCTCGGCGGCGAGATCGGGCCGTTCCGACCGGGCCGGACGGCGGCCTCGGCGCTGCGCAGCCGCTGGCTGGTCCAGATAGCCGACTTCGACCGGGCCGCACCGCCGTACGCGACCGCGAAGGCCGCCTTCCGCGGCCGGGCCGAGGTACGGCACTACCCCTGCGACCACTTCGACCTGCACGCCGGCAAGCCGTGGCACGAAGCCGCCCTCGCCCACCAGGCCGCCTTCCTGCGCCGGGCACTGCAGCCGTAG
- a CDS encoding response regulator transcription factor: MRVLVAEDEQLLADAIAEGLRREAIAVDVAYDGAEALERLGVNDYDVLVLDRDLPLTHGDEVCRQVVASGAATRVLMLTAAGEIDDRVAGLSLGADDYLPKPFAFAEFVARVRALARRARPAAPPVLHRAGIELDPGRVQASRDGRHLPLSRKEFGLLQELLLAEGAVVSAERLLEKVWDENIDPLTNVVRVTVMTLRRKLGEPQLVETVAGAGYRLR, encoded by the coding sequence ATGCGCGTGCTGGTTGCCGAGGACGAGCAGCTGCTGGCCGACGCGATCGCCGAGGGCCTGCGCCGCGAGGCCATCGCGGTCGACGTGGCCTACGACGGCGCCGAGGCGCTCGAACGGCTGGGGGTCAACGACTACGACGTCCTGGTCCTCGATCGCGATCTTCCGCTCACCCACGGCGATGAGGTCTGCCGTCAGGTCGTCGCGTCAGGTGCGGCGACCAGAGTGCTGATGCTCACCGCGGCGGGCGAGATCGATGATCGGGTCGCCGGCCTGTCACTCGGGGCGGACGACTACCTGCCGAAGCCGTTCGCGTTCGCCGAGTTCGTCGCCCGGGTGCGGGCGCTGGCCCGACGGGCGCGGCCCGCGGCCCCTCCGGTGCTGCACCGGGCCGGCATCGAGCTCGACCCCGGCCGCGTCCAGGCGAGCCGGGACGGCCGCCACCTCCCCCTGTCACGCAAGGAGTTCGGGCTGCTCCAGGAGCTGCTGCTGGCCGAGGGCGCGGTCGTGAGCGCCGAGCGGCTGTTGGAGAAGGTCTGGGACGAGAACATCGACCCGTTGACGAACGTCGTCCGGGTGACCGTGATGACGTTGCGGCGCAAGCTGGGTGAGCCCCAGCTCGTCGAGACGGTCGCCGGCGCGGGGTATCGGCTACGTTGA